A single Montipora foliosa isolate CH-2021 chromosome 7, ASM3666993v2, whole genome shotgun sequence DNA region contains:
- the LOC138010946 gene encoding potassium voltage-gated channel subfamily A member 1-like: protein MISSNESLENWRSQNGGTFEHRHKIQINVRGEMFETYEQTLSRFPRTLLGSQSKRRRYYDPLRREYYFDRDKAVFNSILFYYQSNGILSKPETIPYEMFSSELKFFQLEGNFQDTDEEIGQELPPAQQRVNESLPCWRKVKRTRRNVWRFFEQPVTHAERTFKKFCLILTVLSLVCLCLETLPSIQHNQIHVQRKNTTTQGIQVDYGIIWSAVEVVFTIWFSVEFVLRLLCAPKITKFVFSFNTIVDITALSPFYIKVIVERVTPKEADSVVPFHLLKITRLVRLLKLKRYSVSIRLLFETIIDSGEHMRLFALCIIFNTVLLSSFVYFSEGEGSGAQFTSIPSTFWFTIITLSSVGYGDFVPTSAAGKLVGSFCCVGGTVAMFCFTPVLFTEFRKSWQRYYAEMLEIRARRGVDQKENNQIHYRSQSVRLRCQDEVSQALLDSRNGSSC from the coding sequence ATGATATCATCAAACGAGTCCTTGGAAAATTGGAGATCACAAAACGGTGGAACTTTTGAGCATCGACACAAAATACAAATCAACGTTCGTGGGGAAATGTTTGAAACTTATGAGCAAACTTTGTCTCGTTTTCCAAGAACATTGCTTGGATCGCAGTCAAAAAGGAGACGTTACTACGATCCATTACGACGAGAATATTACTTTGACCGAGacaaagcggttttcaattcaattttgttttattatcaATCGAACGGGATTCTATCTAAACCCGAAACTATTCCGTATGAGATGTTTTCTTCGGAGTTGAAGTTCTTCCAGCTGGAAGGGAATTTTCAGGATACTGATGAGGAGATAGGCCAGGAACTTCCGCCTGCACAGCAAAGAGTCAACGAAAGCTTGCCATGTTGGCGAAAAGTGAAGAGGACAAGGAGAAATGTGTGGCGATTTTTTGAACAACCTGTGACACATGCCGAAAGAACGTTTAAGAAGTTTTGCCTAATATTAACCGTTCTGTCTCTCGTTTGCTTGTGTCTAGAAACCCTGCCAAGTATTCAACACAACCAGATTCACGTCCAGcgaaaaaatacaaccacacaaGGAATACAAGTTGATTATGGTATCATTTGGTCGGCCGTCGAGGTAGTTTTTACAATATGGTTCTCCGTGGAGTTTGTCCTACGATTGTTATGTGCACCAAAGATAACGAAATTCGTATTCTCTTTTAATACTATCGTAGATATAACAGCTTTGTCACCTTTTtatattaaagttattgtcGAAAGAGTTACACCGAAGGAGGCAGATAGCGTGGTGCCTTTTCACCTGTTAAAAATTACTCGTTTGGTAAGACTTTTAAAACTAAAGCGTTATAGCGTTAGTATTCGTTTGCTCTTTGAGACTATCATCGACAGCGGAGAACACATGCGTCTCTTTGCCCTGTGCATTATATTTAACACCGTTCTTTTATCTAGCTTCGTGTATTTTTCTGAAGGTGAAGGCAGTGGCGCTCAGTTCACTAGTATACCGTCCACGTTCTGGTTTACAATAATCACTCTTTCAAGCGTGGGATATGGAGACTTCGTGCCGACGTCCGCCGCGGGGAAGCTGGTTGGCTCGTTTTGTTGCGTTGGCGGAACGGTAGCCATGTTTTGCTTTACACCTGTGCTTTTCACGGAATTCCGCAAATCCTGGCAACGTTATTATGCCGAGATGTTAGAAATTAGGGCCCGGAGAGGTGTGGATCAAAAGGAAAACAATCAAATCCACTACAGGAGTCAAAGTGTTCGCTTGCGATGCCAAGATGAGGTATCGCAAGCCCTTTTGGACAGCAGGAACGGTTCATCTTGTTAA